A stretch of the Argentina anserina chromosome 6, drPotAnse1.1, whole genome shotgun sequence genome encodes the following:
- the LOC126799562 gene encoding calcium-dependent mitochondrial ATP-magnesium/phosphate carrier protein 2-like isoform X1 encodes MEARASNAKAVTLDHVLLALGETKEQRELRIRNLFNMFDTANAGYLDYALIEAGLSALQIPPQYKFANDLLNVCDANRDGRVDFNDFKHYMDDKELELYAIFQAIDVKHHGCILPEELWDALVRAGIEIDDEELALFVERVDKDNNGVITFEEWRDFLLLYPQEATIENIYHYLERVCLVDIGEQTVTPEVMNKHIHASRYLIAGAVAGATSRTATAPLDRLKVVLQVQTQQARIMPAVRDIWGQGGMLGFFRGNGLNVVKVAPESAIRFYTYEILKSYIHHVNGEEDEANIGTATRLVSGGLAGAVAQAAIYPMDLVKTRIQTYAGEGGRTPSLCSLSKEIWKQEGPRAFYRGLVPSLLGIVPYAGIDLAAYDTLKDMSKTYILHDIEPGPLVQLGCGTVSGALGASCVYPLQVVRTRMQAQRINKDSAYEGMADVFRRTFQHEGFRGLYKGIFPNLLKVVPSASITYMVYESMKKSLDLG; translated from the exons ATggaggcaagggcaagcaatgCAAAGGCGGTGACGCTGGATCATGTGCTTTTGGCGCTGGGAGAGACCAAGGAACAGAGGGAGCTCAGAATTCGTAATCTGTTCAACATGTTTGACACTGCGAATGCTGGGTATTTGGACTATGCCCTGATTGAGGCAGGCCTCTCTGCCCTCCAGATACCCCCGCAGTACAAGTTCGCCAATGATCTCTTGAATGTCTGCGATGCCAATCGAGATGGTCGCGTGGATTTCAATGATTTTAAGCATTACATGGACGATAAAGAACTCGAGCTCTATGCCATCTTTCAGGCCATAGACGTCAAACACCATGGTTGCATCCTGCCTGAGGAGCTGTGGGACGCACTTGTAAGAGCAG GGAttgaaattgatgatgaagaactcGCTCTCTTTGTTGAGCGTGTTGATAAGGATAATAACGGTGTTATAACATTTGAAGAATGGAGAGATTTTCTTCTGCTTTACCCTCAGGAGGCAACCATCGAGAATATTTATCATTATTTGGAAAGGGTATGCCTTGTTGATATTGGGGAGCAGACTGTTACTCCAGAAGTCATGAATAAACATATCCATGcaagtagatatttgattgcCGGTGCAGTAGCAGGAGCAACATCGCGTACAGCTACTGCTCCTCTTGATCGCTTGAAGGTTGTTCTGCAAGTACAGACACAACAAGCTCGTATTATGCCTGCCGTAAGGGATATATGGGGTCAAGGGGGCATGCTGGGGTTTTTTCGTGGCAATGGCTTAAATGTCGTCAAGGTGGCTCCTGAAAGTGCCATCAGGTTCTATACTTATGAAATACTGAAAAGTTATATTCACCATGTCAATGGTGAAGAAGATGAGGCTAATATTGGGACGGCAACTCGCCTTGTTTCCGGTGGTTTAGCAGGAGCTGTGGCACAAGCTGCTATATATCCCATGGATCTTGTTAAAACAAGAATACAAACGTATGCTGGTGAAGGTGGACGAACCCCTAGTCTTTGTTCTCTATCTAAAGAAATATGGAAACAAGAGGGACCCCGTGCATTTTATAGAGGCCTTGTCCCATCTCTACTTGGGATTGTCCCTTATGCTGGCATTGATCTTGCTGCTTATGATACCTTGAAAGACATGTCCAAGACATATATACTGCATGACATCG AACCTGGTCCTCTTGTGCAATTGGGATGTGGGACGGTATCAGGTGCTCTCGGTGCTTCATGTGTTTACCCATTGCAGGTTGTCAGGACAAG GATGCAAGCGCAGCGCATAAACAAAGATTCTGCTTATGAAGGAATGGCTGATGTATTCAGGAGAACCTTTCAACATGAAGGGTTTAGGGGATTATACAAGGGAATATTTCCCAATCTCCTTAAAGTAGTTCCATCTGCGAGTATAACTTACATGGTTTATGAGTCTATGAAGAAGAGTTTGGACCTAGGATAG
- the LOC126799562 gene encoding calcium-dependent mitochondrial ATP-magnesium/phosphate carrier protein 3-like isoform X2, whose product MEARASNAKAVTLDHVLLALGETKEQRELRIRNLFNMFDTANAGYLDYALIEAGLSALQIPPQYKFANDLLNVCDANRDGRVDFNDFKHYMDDKELELYAIFQAIDVKHHGCILPEELWDALVRAGIEIDDEELALFVERVDKDNNGVITFEEWRDFLLLYPQEATIENIYHYLERVCLVDIGEQTVTPEVMNKHIHASRYLIAGAVAGATSRTATAPLDRLKVVLQVQTQQARIMPAVRDIWGQGGMLGFFRGNGLNVVKVAPESAIRFYTYEILKSYIHHVNGEEDEANIGTATRLVSGGLAGAVAQAAIYPMDLVKTRIQTYAGEGGRTPSLCSLSKEIWKQEGPRAFYRGLVPSLLGIVPYAGIDLAAYDTLKDMSKTYILHDIEPGPLVQLGCGTVSGALGASCVYPLQDASAAHKQRFCL is encoded by the exons ATggaggcaagggcaagcaatgCAAAGGCGGTGACGCTGGATCATGTGCTTTTGGCGCTGGGAGAGACCAAGGAACAGAGGGAGCTCAGAATTCGTAATCTGTTCAACATGTTTGACACTGCGAATGCTGGGTATTTGGACTATGCCCTGATTGAGGCAGGCCTCTCTGCCCTCCAGATACCCCCGCAGTACAAGTTCGCCAATGATCTCTTGAATGTCTGCGATGCCAATCGAGATGGTCGCGTGGATTTCAATGATTTTAAGCATTACATGGACGATAAAGAACTCGAGCTCTATGCCATCTTTCAGGCCATAGACGTCAAACACCATGGTTGCATCCTGCCTGAGGAGCTGTGGGACGCACTTGTAAGAGCAG GGAttgaaattgatgatgaagaactcGCTCTCTTTGTTGAGCGTGTTGATAAGGATAATAACGGTGTTATAACATTTGAAGAATGGAGAGATTTTCTTCTGCTTTACCCTCAGGAGGCAACCATCGAGAATATTTATCATTATTTGGAAAGGGTATGCCTTGTTGATATTGGGGAGCAGACTGTTACTCCAGAAGTCATGAATAAACATATCCATGcaagtagatatttgattgcCGGTGCAGTAGCAGGAGCAACATCGCGTACAGCTACTGCTCCTCTTGATCGCTTGAAGGTTGTTCTGCAAGTACAGACACAACAAGCTCGTATTATGCCTGCCGTAAGGGATATATGGGGTCAAGGGGGCATGCTGGGGTTTTTTCGTGGCAATGGCTTAAATGTCGTCAAGGTGGCTCCTGAAAGTGCCATCAGGTTCTATACTTATGAAATACTGAAAAGTTATATTCACCATGTCAATGGTGAAGAAGATGAGGCTAATATTGGGACGGCAACTCGCCTTGTTTCCGGTGGTTTAGCAGGAGCTGTGGCACAAGCTGCTATATATCCCATGGATCTTGTTAAAACAAGAATACAAACGTATGCTGGTGAAGGTGGACGAACCCCTAGTCTTTGTTCTCTATCTAAAGAAATATGGAAACAAGAGGGACCCCGTGCATTTTATAGAGGCCTTGTCCCATCTCTACTTGGGATTGTCCCTTATGCTGGCATTGATCTTGCTGCTTATGATACCTTGAAAGACATGTCCAAGACATATATACTGCATGACATCG AACCTGGTCCTCTTGTGCAATTGGGATGTGGGACGGTATCAGGTGCTCTCGGTGCTTCATGTGTTTACCCATTGCAG GATGCAAGCGCAGCGCATAAACAAAGATTCTGCTTATGA